The Callospermophilus lateralis isolate mCalLat2 unplaced genomic scaffold, mCalLat2.hap1 Scaffold_130, whole genome shotgun sequence DNA window CTAATGTGGGTGGCAGATAGAGGAGCTGTCCTTGTGCAGGTGAGTCCAGGAGAGCATGGCCTTGAAGGAGCACCCTGAAGCCCATGGTTCACGGCTCTCCCACTTCCAGGGCCATGGGTGAAGCTGGTCTCCCATTTCTGACAATGCTGTACTTGGGGCCAGAGTGGAGAGGCACTCCAAGCCAGGGTGTGCCTGGTGCTGGTCATTCTGCTGACTGCCCACCCTCCCCGAGTTGCTGCACCTGAGGCTGTCTGCATGTCACAGTGGCTCTGCTGGCTCCAGCTGGGATGCTTTCACGCAGGCCCAGGTATGGATGGAGGCAGAAGCTGGAAGGGGAAGGTAGGCTCTGGGGTGGAAGGCACACTTGGGTCTGCCCTTTGCCCCACCTTCTGGGGCTGGCAACAGGCCTGGTCCCCAACCTCTGGAAAGGAGGCAGCCTGGAGAGCATTGTCCCTTTTGTACTCAGCAGTGAAACTGCAGTCCCCAAAGATCTCTTGATAGCCCCTGCTCAGAACCCCCATCTGCTGAGCCTGACTGATACATACCCCACTGAGGCTCAGAGCCCAGGCAGCCCCCAGACCCAGGCCCCATCTAACTGTGCACCCACCACCCGACATCACTCTCAGGTCCACCTGAGTCCTTGCTCAGCTGATCCTTCCCTGGTCAGCTTGGGCACCTCCCCCAGTGCTGCCCAGGGAATACTGAACGAGCAGGTAAGGGAACGAAGGGTGGGGGGCTGGACTCTAGGGAAGAATGTGCAGGGGGCTGTAGTGACCTCTGTTTCCAATTTTGGCCATGGGTGGAGGCGAGGGAGAGGTCCCAGGTCAGCATGAGTGAGAAGGGCCTGGGCAGGGGTTGCTCAGGATGACCAGAGAGGGAGGGGGCCTTCCCTGTCTGCCACACAATGTCCCTTCCTACCTGCCATCAGAAATCAtgttggtggggctggggttgtgcctcagtgccTGGCACCAGGTTTGACccacagtaccacataaaaataaattaaataataaaggtattgtgtccatctacaactaaaaaatattttaaaaaatcacgttGGGGTCCCTCAGTCTGGCCAAAGCACCTGTCCTGCTGCAGGTACCTCAGGATGGCATGGCCCTGGGGAGGTCCCGGGTGCAAAGAGGCCCACTGGGTCAGACTCCCTCCTGTGGCTCTCGCTGCTCCTCATGTTCTGTCTCCAGGGTGGGGTCCTTTGTTCCCAGAACAAGGTGAAGTTGGGTAGGCCTACTGGGGGCCTTGTTCccaagcacttctcaggtagacagacCTCAGGCTGGGCTTTCTGAGGCTGGATGGCAGCAGGTATCTGAAGACACAACCCCCAGTCCATATTCTGGGCAgaggggctggggcagggccAGGACTCTGGGCATTCCAAGTGGAAGGCACACTTGGGTCTGCCCTCCTTCTGGACAGACTCTCAGTGCCCAGGGGAGGGCCAGTAACTGCCTCGCTACAGCTTGCCCTCTTTGGCCAGTTCTGATGCCCATCAGCAAATGCCTCCATGCCCACCAGCCTCCCAAAGCACTGTCCACCTGTGGGCTTGAGGAGGGACTGCTGCCCTGGGCTCAAGTGGCCAGGACACGGGGGTTTCCCCAAGGGCGAGTCAAGCCCATAGACTGCTATTTGTAGCCTCATCCTGAGGGTTTCTAGGGTGTGAATGAGGCCTGGCAATCCCTGCCAGGTCTCCATGGCCCTGTCTGCATGCCCCTGCCAGGCCTGGCTCTTCTCCACAACAGCCCAGAAGAGATGCCCACATCTTCCCATCTTGGGTCCCAAGGAACCTCGGGTGGCCCTCTCCAACAAGGGGATTTGGAGCAAGCTGTCTTTTGGGGGACACCCTGAGAGCTGAAGGGGTGAATTCAGGGGTGGGCCCTTGGCAGGAGCCAGGCAGTCCCTGACTTGAGGCCCCCGACTAGGAACTAGGTAGTAGCACTCCTGGATCCTGCTGTCTCCCTGTCCCCTGCATATGGCAGTGGGGTGGGTGGTACTGGCCTGGAAGGGGGTGGCAGTCACACATATTTAAAAGAACAGATGACCCTTAGGGCCCTGAGAAGGCAGGGAAGGAGAAGCTCTGAATAGTTTACTCGACTTGACTTCAGATCGGCACCCCACCCTGTTGCTGGGCCAGTGGCTGGCCAGCCTCAAAGATCAAGTCCACCACTCGCGGATGAGGAGCTGCACACAGAATCACAGTGCCAAGAGCACACCCACATCCCCAAGAAGTGGGCCAGGCTTGATGGAGATGAGGCAGGACACCTGAGGACAGTGACAGACCACTAAGTGCTGAGCCCAGCACGTAGGAGGCGGCCACCAtcgagcctcctctacaggaagcCTTGGCTGATGGCCCCAGCCAAGCTAGCCATGTGCAGGCTGTGTCTGGTGGCCTGGGATGGCTGGGACAGGACCACTGGGCAAGGGCCGCTGGCCAGCATGCCTTCCACGGGCCCAGAAAACCTGGGGATTCAGATGTGGAAGACCCATGTGTGGGCACTTCACTGTGGGTGCCCAGCCTGGGTGCCTGCTGGCCAGTGTGACCTGCCTGGGGTGCAAGGCCTGGGATGGGACAGCAGTGCCTCAGGGAACTCAGTTCTGTAGCTCCCGAGGGTGTGGCTGTGGCCTCCCAGCCACCACGGGAGCCAGACGACCTGGAGGCCTCAGTCTCAGGCAGCTGGTTCACAGCTCCGATCTGCCTGCCGGCCAGGCCCCAGCTTCACTCCTCTCAGAGGGTCTGTGGGGGCCACTGGGCTGGGTGGTGCTGGAGGGGTCCTGCTACCCTGGTTTCTCCAGGTGCAAAGCAGCCTAGTGACCCCTGCCGTCTCCAACAGTTCTGGCTGTGGGTCTGGCTGTGGCCTGAGCCCCCAGTCTCACATCGGCCTGCTCCTGTTGGTCAAACCAAGCAGTGTGGGTGGAGCAAAAGAACTTTCAAGAACCCGTGGGTGGGTTCCCATTCAGCCTGTCACTCGCTGGGAGCCAGGTCTGGCCTGTCCCAAGCCCCAGGTGACAAGGCCCTTTGTGGGGGGCTCACTGAGGGGTCCTCCAGCCTCCAAGCCGCAGGTAGTGCAGTCTGATCGGCTTCCAGGTCAGACGTTGCTGACTCGGGCCTCTGCTGTGGAGAAGGCAGAAGGGTCCGAGGCCCAGTCCAGGGGCCGCTCGCACCTGACATATCTTGGTTTTCGCACTGAAAGGGGTCAGAGATGAGCTGTGTCAGAGCCAGGGACAGAGGCTCAAGGATGGCAGAGGATGTAGCTGGAGGTGTGGGGCACCACAGGGGCCTGTTGACTCTGACCAAGGAAGAGACCAGGCGCCCCTGCCCGTCAAGAGCCAGTTCCTCCTGCCAGATGCCCCCGGGAGCCTAGCCTGGCTGTTTCCCATTAAACCCTGGGACCCTGCACCCACACATCTGGGCCTGGATCAGGGCCCGGCTGTCCCTTAAGACTAAGGTGCAGGCATTATGCATTTCTAGGACCATGTCCTAAGCCCCAGAGCCTGCAAGTGTGACCTCATTTGGGAAAAAGGTCTGGGAAGATGTGATTTAGATCTCAGatgagaccctcctgcctcaaacagGTGGCCCTAACTGCCATGACCAGTGCCCTCCTCAGGGgaggcagaaagaaaaaagacatgaGGGAGCAGAGACAGAGGGGATGCAGCCACAGCCCAGGGAGCTGAGCCTAGGAGCTGAGAAGGTACGAGGGTCCCACAGACCTGGGAGCCAGTGTCCCcctctcccactccttggtctctaACGTCCAACCTGGAGAGCTGTCAGAGCTCCTGCTGTCTAAGCCACCTGGGGATACTCTGCCATGAGGCCCCAGCCACTTGGGGTCCCTGTGCTCTTGCAGATGCTGTGGATGAGGCTGCTTCAGACCTGAGCCAAGTGCTGCCTGGAACAGGGTAGGCTGGGCCTTAGTTAGGAACTGCTCTGCCCCAGAGGAGAGGAACACGCTGCCTGTCCCCACCAGACCTCTGCACGGTGGGAAGAGCTTGGCCTGGGGAGGGAGGCTGGGTGATTCTGCTCTGGGCTCACAGCTGTGACTGTGGTCAGGGACTTAGCTTCACAGTCTCCTCTTATAGTGGGTCACAACTGGGTGGGGGTGCCTGGTGGGGCAAGACCCAGGGGCTGACCTGCTCCCTGTACCCTTCAAGCAGAGATGGACTTGAGCAGGGctggaggaagtgaggggaaggtCTGCCCTGTGTCGGGTTCTCCTCTCTCAGTCTCAATACCTGAAGAGGAAGGGACAGCACACAGCCATGTAGGCTGATGGGCACCAGGTGTGCCTGTCAAGCGCCTGTTCCTCCTTCATGTAGTGTCTCcttgggacccaagaggtgggcatgtgtgtctaGGGGCAAACCTGTAGAGGTTCCTGGGTCTGGCATTTGGAAACCGGCCCAGAGACAAGAACCCCCGGGTGACACAACCTGCCTTTACCTGAGGACTGTGGTGGGGGAATCATTGCAGCCTTGAAAGGAGAGAGAGGCAGAGTGAGATCTTGGGTGCTCAGCATGGGACACGGAGCCCAGGATGCTCAGCCGGGAGGGTGCAGATTACTTACAACTTCGCCAGGCTGCAGGCCTGGGGCTACAGAAGAAAAGAGCACATCACCCTGGAGCCAAGCAGCTGCCTGCATCCAGTGAGGTCCACAGACAGGCAGAGGCTCTTCCCAGGATCCAGGCTGGATCTGgtaccacttccacactctgccCAGCAGTGCCCTCAGCTGAGTCTCAGCTTGGCCACATTCATGGCCTTCACCTGGGGCAAACCACTCAAGCATCCCAGGAAGAGCCACCTCCCAGAAACCTCCCTCCCACTTTCCCAGAGCATACAAGGCATGCTCCTCAGGTGGTTTCTCTGGCTCCAAGAACCCAGTATGGGGGACAGAGACCCCTCCATCCTCTGGGTTCCCAGAGGTGCTGCAGGTGAGGCAGTGGCCATCAGCCCCCAATTATGCATAAGGGCATGGGTGCCTCCACTGGGGTTCCCTGGGCCACCGGAGATGGCCACACCCAGGGTCTACTCTGCTCTAGGGATGGCCTGGAAGGCAGAAATGCTGGGTGGGCATTTCTGGGAGCTGACCCCAAGGCACCTAACTTGACTGGAGACCCCAAGACTCCTACCAGCATCAGAAGCCCAGTCTTGGACTCTCAGTACCTGAAGCTATAGTAGCCCCCAGAGGGCACCCAAATGTTGGTGTAACGTAGGCAGAGAGGGGTCCTGGCACTTACTCTGTCCCTTTGGGCACCATCTAGGCCCCTGAGTGGGAGAAGGAGGAGTGAAGTACCTTTGTCTCTCCTGTAGAAGACCCTGGGGAGCTTACTGGAGCACTTGAGGTAGAAGAACCCAGCCACAGAGAGGATGAGACCTGCGCTGACGAAGAACGTCCCCAGGAAGAGGGAAGCTGTCACGTGGGAACCCCCTGCAGGCAAATCAGCCGCTATAGTGGCCAGTCTCAACTGTGGCATGCCAGGGGCCCAGGGTCCATGCCCAACCCAGGCCACCATTCCTGAACACACCTGAGCCCTCACAGGGAGCAAGGGGCCAGCACACCTGGACATAGGCCCAGGCTtcctggggagagggaggggaaggtgaAAGGGAAAGAAGCCTTCATTAATTCCATGCTCCAGAAGTTCAAACGCTAGGCTCCCCCTGAGACTGTGCAGGGTCAGAGCTCCAACCTGCAGCAGGTGCTTCTGCCGCACTCTACCTCTCAGGTGCTGGCAGCTGCTCCTTGCCCGTCTGAACCTGCTCAGTGTCAGGGCAGGATGGCTCAGGGCCAAGGACTGTGGACAAACTGTGACCATGGGATGGAGGAGATGCTTTAGGTGCCTGGGGAAGCCACTTTTTCACCCTGAGGCACAAGTGCCCTTGCCAGGCCCATGGCCTTGCCATCCAACTAGCCCTGTGCTATAGGAGGCCATGAGGTGTCAGAGCTGGCCCTTCCCTATGGGCCACTGCTCTGTGCTGCTGGCTTCTGCAGTCCAGGCCAGTGCTGGGCCTGAGGCCACCTTGGAGCTCAAACATATTTTCTGGGGAGGGGAAGGCCAGGCTCAAATTCCTGGGAAGAGCTGAGCCTCAGAACAGAACTCTGAACCTAAGATCTAGGACCCAGGTCCAGCCCAGGGCTGCTAGATGAGTGGCTGGGATGATGGTTCCCACAGCCTCTCAGGCACCTCAAGCAAAGGAGGCAACCTTGCTCTGGAGCTGGGCTATGGTGCCCCCCCCAGTGctggcccctctcccagctcctgCCTTGTCCGGATCTTCCCTCTCACCTGGTCCCACCCGCCCCAGCCACTCCTAGCCACACTCCCACCCCTGGCCTGACCAGGCCCTCAACTCAAGTAGACTGCAGGCCAGGGAGAATTGACTACCTAGAGACAGGGAACACCCCGAGGACAGTGCTGTGGCAGGCATTTCTGGTGGCCCATATGCCTGCAGTCTTAGAAGCCTATGCCCTGGAAAAACCACTGGGATGGGCAGACTCCTGCTGGGGCCTGAGGTCACAGGGGCCATGGCAGCCATGGAATGAGGCAAGGACCAGACAGAAGGTGCGGCTGAGAAGGCTTCCACCAACAGCCCTTCTGAGACCATGGAGGATATGGCACCCCCCCACACCAGGGCACACCCAGTACCTGCCACACTCAGCCCACAgacctcagcctcatgagccacTGGATTCTCAGAAATCCCTACTTCATGGTCAGGGTCCCTGTCACAGAGCGCATGGCTGGGTCTGAAGTCTGATCGTGACCTCCAAGGTACCCTACAGCCCATCAGCTGTCAGGGTCTGTGCTGCCATGGCTCTAAGGAGCCTCTACCCCAGGCCTGGCTCTGGCCTGGTGAACTAAGACTTACCAAAATGTGGCCGTCCAGGCAGCCCTGTGCTTCTGTTCATGGGGAACTGCGCACCCCAGGCAGCAACTGTGGGGAGCAGAACAGAGGGGAGGCCAGGGCCAGGCACAGGACCCGAGAAAGACCCCGACACTGCCTGAATCTGAGACCAGACATTAGCAAGTCTCGGCCCACAGCTGTTCCTCATGGACATGGGACTCGGGAAGAAAgggctcctgggggctgtttgctGATGGATAGTGGTTCTGTGGGGACAAGGGCGGCCACTCCAGTTTCCCCAAAATTGGAGATGTGGACCCCTGTGAGAAGTCCAGGATCTGGGAGGAGTATGGGGgcagcaatctgggagacatacAGCTCCTGCACTCAGAGCTGTTATAGGTCAGCACCATCCCGTTCCTACACCGGATGCAGCTGGTGCTCCAGTCCGCGTTCCAGCGTCTA harbors:
- the LOC143640183 gene encoding uncharacterized protein C1orf159-like isoform X1, producing MSMRNSCGPRLANVWSQIQAVSGSFSGPVPGPGLPSVLLPTVAAWGAQFPMNRSTGLPGRPHFGGSHVTASLFLGTFFVSAGLILSVAGFFYLKCSSKLPRVFYRRDKAPGLQPGEVAAMIPPPQSSVRKPRYVRCERPLDWASDPSAFSTAEARVSNV
- the LOC143640183 gene encoding uncharacterized protein C1orf159-like isoform X2, producing the protein MDAKTTCPSTGLCGPVAAWGAQFPMNRSTGLPGRPHFGGSHVTASLFLGTFFVSAGLILSVAGFFYLKCSSKLPRVFYRRDKAPGLQPGEVAAMIPPPQSSVRKPRYVRCERPLDWASDPSAFSTAEARVSNV